The Bacillota bacterium nucleotide sequence GATTGGCGTTTGGATTGGTACACCAGGTATGACCGTGCCGATCTGATTTGAGATCGGGTTCCCTAGAATGGGCGATACTTTGCCATCAATAATAAACGCGATAGACCTGCCCCCCAAGAATAAGATCAGGGTTGCAACCATGGGCTGAACATTAAAGAAAGCGACCAAGGTACCGTTGAAGGCTCCGATCACGATCCCGGCGGCGCAGCTGATGAGAAAACCCACCAAGATGGTCCAGATGGTAACCTCTCCAGCGCTTAAAACATACTGAACAAAGATTGCAGAGCTGATCGCACCGCTCTCGCCGATGCTGATATCTTGCCCGCGGGCAGCCGCAGTTACCAGGGTCATTCCAATTGCCAGGATAACCAGCTCCGAGGCACCAAAGAGAATGTTGGGGATATTCCCGTAAAGGACACCGTTAATCATGGTAATTTTAAAATAGTCCGCGCCCTTGATTAAGTTAATAATCAGGAGTACAACTAAAACAGAAAGGGGAAAAATGAGGTGAGACAAGCGATCGAACAGTTTTTTCAGCCTTGCCATCTTATTCACCCCCCTGAGCGATCATCTGCATCACGTTTTGCTCCGTCAAATCCATTCCCCTCAGCTCACCAACAATTTCCCGATCCTTCATGACAATCAGCCGCGAGCAGACGCGGAGCATTTCATCGATTTCCGAGGAGATGAAAGTCAGGCTCATCCCTTCTGCCGCGAGCTTGAGCACAAGTTTTTGAATTTCCACCTTAGTTCCAACGTCGATTCCCCGGGTAGGCTCATCGAGGATTAGGTACATGGGCTGAGTCAGCAGCCAACGGGCGAGGATGACCTTCTGCTGGTTGCCGCCAGAAAGGGATTTAATGGGAGTGTCGAGAGACGGCGTTTTAATATCCAGCAGCTTAATATACTGGTTGGCAAATTCCTCGGCTTGTTTGCGCGACAGCGGTTTGAAAAAGCCATTCAACACTTGGAGAGCAAGGATAATATTGTCCCGCACCGAAAGCTCGTCAATGATGCCATCGTTTTTGCGATCCTCCGGCAGATACCCGACTCCCTGCCTCATAGCATGCAGGGGCGTCCTGAGCTTCACTTTCTTACCGTTTACTTTGACTTCGCCGCCGGTTACTTTGTCAGCTGCGAAGATTGCCCGCACACTTTCACTGCGTCCTGAGCCGAGAAGTCCGGCAAATCCATTTACCTCACCTTTATGGATTGTGAAATCAAAAGGCCTTACCCCGGCAGCGCTCGCAAGACCCTCCGCCTGGAACACGGGCACGCTGTCGTCAGATTGAGACGGTTCGTGCTTTTTCAATGCCGAAACATCGCTTAGGGCCTTTCCCATCATCTTTGAGACCAGTTCGATTTGGGAAAGCTCGGCGGTTGGGTATTCGCCAATCAACTTACCATTGCGCAGCACTGTAATCCGATCGCTGATCTCGTATACCTGATCAAGAAAATGGGTAATGAAAATAATGCCTACGCCCCGGGCTTTCAGCTCCCGCATAAGCGCGAAAAGCTTGTTAGTCTCATCCTCGTCCAGGGAGGATGTAGGCTCATCCAGAATGAGTATCTTGCAGTCCATATCAACAGCGCGGGCGATGGCAATCATCTGCTGGACCGCAATTGAACACCTGCCGAGCTCCTGGGTCGGGCTCGCAGGAATACCAAGCGAAGCGAGCATCTCCGCCGCCCTTTGGTTCATCTGCTTCCAATTAACGAAAGCGTCCCTGCTCCGGCCAATGAACATATTTTCGGCCACAGTCAAATTAGGGCAGAGCGCAATCTCCTGAAAGACCGCACCGATCCCCATCGTTTGTGCTTCTTGCGGCGATTTAAAATGAACCGGCCTTTCCTCTAAATAAATCTGGCCGGAATCTTTTTGGTAAACACCAGTTAAAATTTTGATCAGGGTGGACTTGCCCGCTCCATTTTCGCCCATTAGAGCATGGATTTCACCCCTGCGGAGCACAAAATC carries:
- a CDS encoding sugar ABC transporter ATP-binding protein; its protein translation is MEGICKSFPGVKALDAVDFVLRRGEIHALMGENGAGKSTLIKILTGVYQKDSGQIYLEERPVHFKSPQEAQTMGIGAVFQEIALCPNLTVAENMFIGRSRDAFVNWKQMNQRAAEMLASLGIPASPTQELGRCSIAVQQMIAIARAVDMDCKILILDEPTSSLDEDETNKLFALMRELKARGVGIIFITHFLDQVYEISDRITVLRNGKLIGEYPTAELSQIELVSKMMGKALSDVSALKKHEPSQSDDSVPVFQAEGLASAAGVRPFDFTIHKGEVNGFAGLLGSGRSESVRAIFAADKVTGGEVKVNGKKVKLRTPLHAMRQGVGYLPEDRKNDGIIDELSVRDNIILALQVLNGFFKPLSRKQAEEFANQYIKLLDIKTPSLDTPIKSLSGGNQQKVILARWLLTQPMYLILDEPTRGIDVGTKVEIQKLVLKLAAEGMSLTFISSEIDEMLRVCSRLIVMKDREIVGELRGMDLTEQNVMQMIAQGGE